One part of the Halobacteria archaeon AArc-dxtr1 genome encodes these proteins:
- a CDS encoding PadR family transcriptional regulator, which yields MHDLTGFQRDLLYVIAGADRPSGQDVKDEVETYYSSEINHGRLYPNLDTLVNKELVEKGQLDRRTNYYAITDAGRERIDDRREWESQYVEL from the coding sequence ATGCACGACCTCACAGGCTTCCAGCGCGACCTCCTGTACGTGATCGCCGGTGCCGATCGACCGTCGGGACAGGACGTCAAAGACGAAGTCGAGACGTACTACAGCTCCGAGATCAATCACGGTCGGCTGTATCCGAACCTCGATACGCTCGTCAACAAGGAGCTCGTCGAGAAGGGACAGCTCGACCGGCGGACCAACTACTACGCGATCACCGACGCCGGCAGAGAACGGATCGACGACCGTCGCGAGTGGGAGTCCCAGTACGTCGAGCTCTAG
- a CDS encoding N-acetyltransferase: MTATYRGEECTIDETAIVGYGEFDEPTRIGDGATIRAGSIVYGDVTIGDGFATGHDAVIREETTIGDDVLVGTKTVIDGQTSIGSHVSLQTGVYVPTDTTIGDNVFVGPRAVLTNDAYPVRTDADLVGPTIEDGASIGANATLLPGVTIGENAFVAAGAVVTDDVPPNTLAVGSPAQTEVLPGPLEGPNQLA, from the coding sequence ATGACCGCGACCTACCGCGGCGAGGAGTGTACGATCGACGAGACGGCTATCGTCGGTTACGGCGAGTTCGACGAGCCGACGCGGATCGGTGACGGTGCGACGATCCGGGCCGGGTCGATCGTCTACGGCGACGTGACGATCGGCGACGGGTTCGCCACCGGTCACGACGCGGTGATCAGAGAGGAGACGACGATCGGCGACGACGTCCTCGTCGGCACCAAGACGGTGATCGACGGCCAGACGTCGATCGGTTCGCACGTGAGCCTTCAGACCGGCGTCTACGTGCCGACCGATACGACGATCGGCGACAACGTCTTCGTCGGGCCTCGCGCCGTCCTGACGAACGACGCGTATCCGGTCCGCACGGACGCGGATCTGGTCGGTCCGACGATCGAGGACGGCGCGTCGATCGGTGCCAACGCGACCCTGCTGCCGGGCGTGACGATCGGCGAAAACGCCTTCGTGGCGGCGGGCGCCGTGGTCACCGACGACGTCCCCCCGAACACGCTCGCGGTGGGATCGCCTGCCCAGACCGAAGTGCTCCCCGGACCCCTGGAGGGGCCGAACCAACTCGCATGA
- a CDS encoding DUF1616 domain-containing protein yields MSLRERTIPHVGFVFQYPLDLALVSLATLALAAALVVTTLPSSVALLVTLPFVFFLPGYALVSVLFPAQARRASQVTANDAERRPGGIDTVERLALSFALSLTVVIVAGIALPATEWGLGLEPIVAALGGFTIVFAQLGAIRRLRVPAAQRYRVAPQEAVRRALDSQEGTLHMASSIVLVVAILAAAGALLFAFAAPLSGSEFTTLATLSEDNDGELVAGELPDEVFPGQSVPFTTVIENYEGETTDYEVVVQQQYFEDGEITDRAELTTASETVEDGDVAEIDTEITPTADDGETVRVSVLLYEDEPPDEPTNQNAMEDTYFWLTVSSTQSA; encoded by the coding sequence ATGAGTCTCAGAGAACGAACGATTCCCCACGTTGGATTCGTGTTTCAGTATCCACTCGATCTGGCACTCGTTTCGCTGGCAACGCTGGCTCTCGCCGCCGCACTCGTCGTGACGACACTGCCGAGTTCGGTAGCGCTGCTGGTCACCTTGCCGTTTGTCTTCTTCTTGCCAGGCTACGCGCTCGTTTCCGTCCTCTTTCCCGCGCAAGCCCGCCGCGCCAGTCAGGTCACGGCGAACGACGCCGAGCGGCGGCCAGGGGGGATCGATACGGTAGAGCGCCTGGCGCTCTCGTTTGCCCTCTCGCTGACGGTCGTGATCGTGGCCGGAATAGCGCTCCCGGCGACCGAGTGGGGACTGGGGCTGGAACCGATCGTCGCTGCTCTCGGCGGGTTCACGATCGTCTTCGCGCAGCTGGGTGCCATTCGACGCCTTCGCGTCCCCGCCGCCCAGCGGTACCGCGTTGCCCCACAGGAAGCCGTTCGACGCGCACTCGATTCCCAAGAGGGAACGCTCCATATGGCGTCGTCGATCGTCCTCGTCGTGGCGATTCTGGCTGCGGCTGGCGCGTTGCTGTTCGCGTTTGCCGCCCCACTTTCGGGCAGCGAGTTCACCACTCTCGCGACGCTCTCGGAGGACAACGACGGCGAGCTTGTTGCGGGCGAGCTGCCGGACGAAGTCTTTCCGGGCCAGTCGGTGCCGTTCACCACGGTGATCGAAAACTACGAGGGTGAGACGACCGACTACGAAGTAGTCGTCCAACAGCAGTACTTCGAGGACGGCGAGATCACTGATCGAGCGGAGTTAACGACCGCCAGTGAAACCGTCGAAGACGGCGACGTCGCCGAGATCGATACCGAGATAACGCCGACCGCTGACGACGGCGAAACGGTCAGAGTCAGCGTGTTGCTCTACGAGGACGAGCCACCGGACGAACCCACGAACCAGAACGCGATGGAGGACACGTACTTCTGGCTCACCGTCTCGTCGACGCAGTCGGCGTAA
- a CDS encoding NAD-dependent epimerase/dehydratase family protein encodes MYEPSIRDRTVLVTGGAGFVGSHLVDALAPENDVRVLDDLSTGRSGLVHEKATLVEGDVCEPSTLERAMEGVDVVFHQAAVVSVERSVERPVATNRTNLEATLALLEQARRADARVVLASSAALYGHPAELPVSETTPAEPTSPYGIQKLAIDHYARRYAELYDLPTVALRYFNVYGPRQRGPYSGVLSTFLEQARADEPLTIQGDGEQTRDFVHVSDVVRANLAAATTDETGEAYNVGTGEATSIRTLAETVRQAVGSSSSIVHAPPRDGDVRHSRADVSKAKRHLGFEPRLSLETGVRSLVDGANTSGALGETASPSEGQAMQ; translated from the coding sequence ATGTACGAGCCGTCCATTCGCGACCGTACCGTCCTTGTTACCGGCGGCGCCGGCTTCGTCGGGAGCCACCTCGTCGACGCCCTCGCCCCGGAAAACGACGTGCGGGTACTCGATGATCTCTCGACCGGTCGATCAGGGTTGGTCCACGAGAAGGCGACGCTCGTCGAGGGCGACGTGTGCGAGCCGTCGACGCTCGAGCGGGCGATGGAGGGCGTCGACGTGGTCTTTCACCAGGCTGCGGTGGTCAGCGTCGAGCGCAGCGTCGAGCGTCCCGTAGCCACCAATCGCACCAATCTCGAGGCGACGCTGGCCTTGCTCGAACAGGCCAGACGCGCCGACGCGAGGGTCGTGTTGGCCTCGAGTGCCGCACTGTACGGTCACCCAGCCGAGCTCCCGGTTTCGGAGACGACGCCGGCCGAACCGACCTCTCCGTACGGAATTCAGAAGCTCGCGATCGATCACTACGCACGACGGTACGCCGAGCTGTACGATCTTCCAACCGTCGCGCTGCGATACTTCAATGTCTACGGTCCACGCCAGCGAGGTCCCTACAGCGGCGTCCTTTCGACGTTTCTCGAGCAGGCACGAGCAGACGAGCCGCTGACGATACAGGGCGACGGCGAGCAAACCCGCGACTTCGTCCACGTCTCGGATGTCGTCCGGGCGAACCTCGCGGCAGCGACGACCGACGAAACCGGCGAGGCCTACAACGTCGGCACCGGTGAGGCGACATCGATCCGAACGCTTGCGGAGACCGTCCGCCAAGCTGTTGGCTCGTCATCGTCCATCGTCCACGCTCCGCCCCGCGACGGCGACGTTCGCCACAGTCGGGCCGACGTCTCGAAGGCCAAGCGACACCTGGGGTTCGAGCCTCGTCTCTCGCTAGAAACGGGCGTTCGATCGCTAGTCGACGGAGCGAACACGTCTGGGGCACTGGGCGAGACCGCATCCCCATCAGAGGGGCAGGCGATGCAGTAA
- a CDS encoding signal peptidase I translates to MLPNRTTAVAAVASFVVLISLVLVSIVAAPGLVGGDDAFVVTSGSMSPEIQSGDVIVTQDVPAESIETGDVVTVRAEDGAASGYVTHRVVDIEVDDGDRYFQLQGDANPDPDPGYAVAEDIVGTTHLHIPYLGYMLLFASSDIGLFALVIVPGVLLVASGSWQLLREFGYLPLDDAVGAEGDE, encoded by the coding sequence ATGCTCCCGAATCGAACTACCGCGGTGGCCGCCGTTGCGAGTTTCGTCGTCCTGATCAGTCTCGTCCTCGTCAGTATCGTTGCCGCCCCGGGGCTCGTCGGTGGCGACGACGCCTTCGTCGTCACCTCCGGGAGTATGAGCCCAGAGATCCAAAGTGGTGACGTCATCGTTACCCAAGACGTCCCAGCCGAGTCGATCGAGACCGGAGACGTCGTCACGGTCCGTGCCGAGGATGGGGCAGCCTCCGGATACGTTACCCACCGCGTCGTGGACATCGAGGTCGACGACGGAGACCGCTACTTCCAACTTCAGGGCGATGCGAATCCCGACCCTGATCCAGGGTACGCCGTCGCGGAGGATATCGTCGGGACGACTCACCTCCATATTCCGTATCTCGGATACATGCTCTTGTTTGCGAGCTCGGATATCGGGCTGTTCGCGCTCGTAATCGTTCCCGGTGTCCTCCTCGTTGCGTCGGGGAGCTGGCAGCTCCTTCGGGAGTTCGGTTATCTCCCGCTGGATGATGCGGTGGGTGCGGAGGGAGACGAATGA
- a CDS encoding ArsR family transcriptional regulator: MSVQTERSEPLGESDVFHILGNDRRRAIVQLLAEAGDRVDVSDVATEIADRESDSATVPNNLYKSVYVSLQQTHLPQLEEDAVIQYDSDAKTIESGENFEDVLQYVDGEGDDHRTLLAGHLAIGLLGLAVIALGGIDTGALNALDPVLVSVVLFLFIAASSTYQLLN, from the coding sequence ATGTCTGTCCAGACGGAACGATCCGAGCCGCTCGGAGAAAGCGACGTGTTTCACATTCTCGGTAACGATAGACGACGCGCCATCGTCCAACTCCTCGCTGAAGCCGGCGACAGAGTCGACGTCTCCGATGTCGCGACGGAGATCGCCGACAGAGAGTCCGACTCGGCGACGGTCCCGAACAACCTGTACAAAAGCGTCTACGTCTCACTCCAGCAGACACACCTCCCCCAGCTCGAAGAGGATGCGGTGATTCAGTACGACTCCGACGCGAAGACCATCGAATCCGGGGAGAATTTCGAGGACGTTTTGCAGTACGTCGACGGAGAGGGTGACGATCATCGGACACTGCTGGCTGGGCACCTTGCCATCGGACTGCTCGGACTCGCGGTCATCGCTCTGGGAGGGATCGATACTGGGGCGCTAAACGCGCTCGATCCGGTGCTGGTGAGCGTCGTCTTGTTCTTGTTCATCGCGGCGAGCAGCACGTACCAGCTGCTGAATTGA
- a CDS encoding winged helix-turn-helix domain-containing protein, giving the protein MATKASNTSAESGFESTAQLNVLGDECARTILAATCEEPRTAKELTKRTESSSATVYRRINNLLESNLVAECIRFEEDGSHTTAYEATVETLFVQIDADGIEVSVDEMAE; this is encoded by the coding sequence ATGGCAACAAAAGCGAGTAACACGAGTGCGGAATCGGGATTCGAATCGACCGCCCAGCTGAACGTACTGGGCGATGAATGTGCGCGGACGATCCTCGCAGCGACCTGTGAGGAGCCACGCACAGCCAAGGAACTCACCAAACGAACGGAGAGTTCCTCTGCCACAGTGTATCGGCGAATAAACAACCTCCTCGAAAGTAATCTCGTCGCGGAGTGTATCCGCTTCGAAGAAGACGGCTCACACACGACGGCCTACGAGGCTACCGTCGAAACGCTCTTCGTCCAGATTGACGCCGACGGGATCGAGGTTTCCGTCGACGAGATGGCCGAGTAA